The following proteins are encoded in a genomic region of Stutzerimonas stutzeri:
- a CDS encoding RidA family protein, with the protein MTQTIEARLAERDILLPTPARPVANYVGYVRTGNLLVTSGQLPLKDGKLAYTGLLGQQLDVPAGQDAAKWCAVNVLAQAKAAVTDLERIVRLVKITVFVAGGEGFTEHHLVANGASDFLVEILGDRAHHARSAVGVAALPLNAPVEVEAMFEVN; encoded by the coding sequence ATGACCCAGACCATCGAAGCCCGCCTGGCCGAACGTGACATTCTGCTGCCGACCCCCGCCAGGCCCGTTGCCAATTACGTCGGTTACGTGCGCACCGGCAACTTGCTAGTCACCTCCGGCCAACTGCCGTTGAAGGACGGCAAACTGGCTTACACCGGACTGCTTGGCCAGCAGCTCGACGTGCCGGCCGGGCAGGATGCCGCCAAGTGGTGCGCCGTCAACGTACTGGCTCAGGCCAAGGCCGCAGTCACCGACCTCGAACGCATCGTTCGCCTGGTGAAGATCACGGTTTTTGTCGCAGGTGGTGAGGGCTTCACCGAGCACCACTTGGTCGCCAACGGCGCCTCGGATTTCCTCGTCGAAATCCTCGGCGACCGCGCCCACCATGCCCGCTCAGCTGTCGGCGTCGCCGCGCTGCCGCTGAACGCGCCCGTGGAAGTCGAAGCGATGTTTGAAGTGAACTGA
- a CDS encoding MalY/PatB family protein: MNEAVAPKALSSLTPQRSMFDEVIERRHTNSMKWDCAPLFLAPDEYAADPLPMWVADMDFRSPQPVIDALAEAVQFGVFGYTAGGSKSYVEAVVGWQQRRFGWDVAPEWLLQTSGIITTMKTAIQAFTSPGDSVLIQPPVYVHFHDDSVINGRRLAYAPLEYTGEGYRFDAEAFERAIRKDTKLFILSNPHNPTGNVWSEDELRSMGEICARHGVIVLSDEIHQDFILNPAKRHVPFASLGDAFAQNSITCTAPSKTFNLPGLQNANVFVPNRRLREELTRQYERNVYRYVNAMGVVACEAAYRHGEPWLEELLNYVRDNQVHFRNAIHSATSKIKVLPTDSLYLAWMDCSGLGMTPAELDKFMLTQARVWLDKGPKFGVEGNGFMRANLGCSRVTVDDAIARITSAVAQR, translated from the coding sequence ATGAACGAAGCCGTCGCCCCAAAGGCGCTTTCCAGTCTGACTCCGCAACGCTCGATGTTCGATGAGGTCATCGAGCGTCGGCACACCAATTCGATGAAGTGGGACTGCGCCCCGCTGTTCCTCGCGCCTGACGAGTACGCCGCTGACCCGCTTCCCATGTGGGTCGCGGATATGGACTTCCGCTCGCCACAGCCGGTGATCGACGCCCTTGCCGAGGCCGTGCAGTTCGGCGTGTTCGGCTACACGGCCGGCGGCTCGAAGAGCTATGTAGAGGCGGTCGTCGGCTGGCAGCAGCGCCGCTTCGGCTGGGATGTTGCCCCGGAATGGCTGCTGCAGACCTCCGGCATCATCACCACCATGAAAACAGCTATCCAGGCGTTCACCTCGCCGGGCGACTCGGTGCTCATTCAGCCACCGGTGTACGTGCATTTCCATGACGACTCAGTGATCAACGGCCGGCGTCTGGCCTACGCGCCGCTGGAATACACCGGCGAGGGCTACCGCTTCGACGCCGAAGCCTTCGAGCGCGCGATCCGTAAGGACACCAAGCTGTTCATCCTCAGCAACCCGCACAACCCTACTGGTAACGTCTGGTCGGAAGACGAGCTGCGCAGCATGGGCGAGATTTGCGCGCGTCACGGGGTAATCGTGCTGTCCGACGAGATCCACCAGGACTTCATCCTCAACCCCGCCAAACGGCATGTTCCCTTCGCCTCGCTGGGTGACGCCTTTGCCCAGAACAGCATCACCTGCACGGCGCCAAGCAAGACCTTCAACCTACCCGGCCTGCAGAACGCGAACGTCTTCGTGCCCAACCGGCGCCTGCGCGAGGAACTGACGCGGCAGTACGAGCGCAACGTCTATCGCTACGTCAACGCCATGGGCGTGGTCGCCTGCGAGGCGGCGTACCGCCACGGCGAGCCCTGGTTGGAAGAACTGCTCAATTACGTGCGCGACAACCAGGTGCATTTCCGCAATGCCATCCACTCCGCGACCTCGAAGATCAAGGTGCTCCCGACCGATTCGCTGTACCTGGCCTGGATGGACTGCAGTGGGCTCGGCATGACGCCCGCCGAATTGGACAAGTTCATGCTGACCCAGGCGCGCGTCTGGCTCGACAAGGGACCGAAGTTCGGCGTCGAGGGCAATGGCTTCATGCGTGCCAATCTGGGCTGCAGCCGCGTGACCGTGGACGACGCGATCGCGCGCATTACCAGCGCCGTCGCCCAACGTTGA
- a CDS encoding SDR family NAD(P)-dependent oxidoreductase, with amino-acid sequence MSPELTRLFALDGRRALVTGASSGLGRHFALTLAAAGAEVVVTARRQAPLQTLVEAIEVAGGRAQAFALDVTSREDICRVLEASGPLDVLVNNAGVSDSQPFLTCDDQSWDRVLDTNLKGAWAVAQEGARRMVAAGKRGSVINITSILASRVAGAVGPYLAAKAGLAHLTRSMALELARHGIRVNALAPGYVMTDLNEAFLASEAGERLRSRIPGRRFSVPADLDGALLLLASDAGRAMNGAEIIIDGGHSCSSL; translated from the coding sequence ATGAGCCCGGAGCTGACCCGATTGTTTGCGCTCGACGGGCGTCGCGCACTGGTGACCGGGGCCTCGAGCGGACTGGGCCGCCATTTTGCCCTGACGCTAGCCGCAGCAGGTGCCGAGGTGGTGGTGACGGCCAGGCGGCAGGCGCCGTTGCAGACGCTGGTCGAGGCTATCGAAGTGGCAGGAGGGCGAGCGCAAGCCTTTGCCCTTGATGTGACCTCTCGTGAGGATATCTGTCGGGTACTCGAAGCCTCTGGCCCGCTAGATGTGCTGGTTAACAATGCCGGAGTGAGCGACAGCCAGCCCTTTCTGACCTGCGACGATCAAAGTTGGGATCGCGTGCTCGACACCAATCTCAAGGGCGCCTGGGCCGTAGCACAGGAAGGCGCGCGACGCATGGTCGCCGCAGGGAAGAGAGGGAGCGTAATCAATATCACCTCAATTCTCGCCAGCCGTGTGGCCGGCGCGGTCGGCCCCTACCTGGCGGCCAAGGCTGGCCTGGCGCATTTGACACGATCCATGGCGTTGGAATTGGCGCGCCACGGTATTCGCGTGAATGCCCTGGCGCCAGGCTACGTGATGACTGACCTGAATGAGGCTTTCCTTGCCAGCGAGGCCGGGGAAAGGTTGCGCTCGCGAATTCCCGGACGACGCTTCAGCGTACCGGCTGACCTAGATGGTGCCTTGCTGCTGCTCGCAAGCGATGCCGGACGGGCAATGAACGGCGCCGAAATCATCATCGACGGCGGGCATTCGTGTAGCAGCCTGTAA
- a CDS encoding DUF6285 domain-containing protein: MTQPDAQALLEISRTTLLEQVLPALPGELRYPALMIANAMAIAVRESTLAAQAEYQEWACLGDLVDEAPATLPEMRRQLVRDIRQGRHDNRQSCRSLIAALRQVTLARLAISNPKALPCTALATPIPPTHNNNEGQP; the protein is encoded by the coding sequence ATGACCCAGCCCGATGCGCAAGCGTTGCTAGAAATCTCCCGCACGACGTTGCTGGAACAGGTGTTGCCAGCGCTACCCGGCGAGCTGCGTTACCCGGCGCTGATGATCGCCAATGCGATGGCTATCGCAGTCCGTGAGAGCACCTTAGCTGCTCAGGCCGAGTATCAGGAGTGGGCGTGCCTGGGCGATTTGGTCGACGAGGCACCTGCCACGTTGCCCGAAATGCGCCGCCAGCTGGTTCGCGACATTCGTCAAGGCCGCCATGACAACCGGCAAAGCTGCCGCAGCCTGATCGCGGCACTACGCCAGGTCACCCTCGCTCGACTGGCGATCAGTAACCCCAAGGCTTTGCCCTGTACGGCGTTGGCCACTCCCATCCCTCCGACTCACAATAACAACGAAGGACAGCCATGA
- a CDS encoding phosphotransferase family protein gives MSSSPTISLASETCAANPDDQRLVDFIREHASAERVILQARKRLSGGAIQENWQLDLLIEGGPWAGARRWVLRSDALSALPASLGREQEFAVLQVVHQAGVKVPRPLLLCRDLGVRGRVFFLMEYVPGISAGRILSAGAGVHGRAQLAAQLGANLARLHQIRPPCTTLDFLPLPDTTPALATINSYRRYLDTLVDAYPVLEWGLRWCELHVPQNRAACLLHRDYRTGNYLAGDLGLEAVLDWEFTGWGDPYEDLGWFTAPCWRFTRADLEAGGVGQLEDFLGGYHDVSSVCVDPDQLHYWQVMATLRWAVIALQQGQRHLSGEEPSLELALTARLLPELELDILKMTGAEAP, from the coding sequence ATGAGCAGTTCCCCCACCATTTCACTGGCCAGCGAAACATGCGCGGCCAATCCGGACGACCAGCGCCTGGTGGATTTCATCCGTGAGCACGCTTCGGCAGAGCGGGTAATCCTCCAGGCACGAAAACGCCTGAGTGGCGGTGCCATTCAGGAAAACTGGCAGTTGGACCTGCTCATCGAGGGCGGTCCCTGGGCTGGAGCCCGGCGTTGGGTTCTACGTAGCGATGCACTCTCCGCACTGCCGGCCAGCCTCGGCCGCGAGCAGGAGTTCGCGGTGCTCCAGGTGGTTCATCAAGCCGGTGTGAAGGTGCCGCGCCCGTTGTTGCTGTGCCGCGACCTAGGTGTCCGTGGGAGGGTCTTCTTCCTCATGGAGTATGTGCCCGGAATCAGTGCTGGTCGCATACTCAGCGCCGGCGCCGGTGTTCATGGCCGGGCGCAACTGGCGGCGCAGCTGGGCGCCAATCTGGCGCGCTTGCATCAGATACGGCCGCCGTGCACGACACTGGATTTTCTCCCGTTGCCGGACACTACACCGGCGCTCGCAACAATCAACAGCTATCGCCGCTACCTCGACACCCTCGTTGATGCCTACCCGGTGCTGGAGTGGGGCTTGCGCTGGTGCGAGCTCCACGTCCCTCAGAACCGCGCGGCCTGCCTTCTACACCGCGATTACCGTACGGGCAACTACCTGGCCGGCGATCTGGGGCTCGAGGCCGTACTCGATTGGGAGTTTACCGGTTGGGGCGATCCTTATGAGGATCTCGGCTGGTTTACCGCACCCTGTTGGCGTTTCACTCGAGCAGACCTCGAAGCGGGCGGAGTCGGGCAGTTGGAGGACTTCCTGGGTGGCTATCACGACGTGTCATCGGTGTGTGTCGACCCGGACCAGCTTCACTACTGGCAGGTCATGGCGACCTTGCGCTGGGCGGTGATTGCCCTTCAGCAAGGCCAGCGCCATCTATCCGGGGAAGAGCCTTCCCTCGAACTAGCCCTGACGGCACGGCTGTTGCCAGAACTTGAACTCGACATTCTGAAGATGACCGGAGCCGAAGCGCCATGA
- the prpR gene encoding propionate catabolism operon regulatory protein PrpR, whose translation MHSPTSQVVVLISHLQRPEHRSRLAHLVAGLSANYHDTHIQVLDTSVSEALQQAREIEQRGEADVFVCAGATAAYLRKHLARPVLSMRVGGDDLLRALSYAREHSSHVALLSYNRINHDLQAMRALFTLQVHQAVYTSLEEARQAVEEAACLGCRSIIGSSTVVELAEQAGLHGVLSLSEDTVRKALEEAMGILDSQRMEIAKRRHLNAVLQHIPSGVAAVDNQGVVQSLNPALAQLLEMPPSAALGRPLQQLCPELDLQQALRDGTGEENRVIRLGSHAVVSNLLPILENGERTGLVLTCQDIAAVQRADHRIRSTRRPGAFTARYRLDQLEGRSKANREMLQLAKQFASSHSTILITGESGTGKELLAQGIHNESSRRHNPFVAINCAAFPESLLESELFGYEEGAFSGSRKGGKHGLIEAAHHGTLFLDEIGDMPVSLQTRLLRVLQEREVLRLGSTEPISIDVRIIAATHQDLNTAIEEGGFRSDLYYRLNILRLQTTPLRERPEDIEQICVGISQRLLRQGQPPGAVDVPTALMPYLVRYRWPGNVRELENIIERAMLSATELIREDGLDEQYLARVLPELCSTLSSSAPREQPSRETALQQVGKAAQIRHVKETLESCHGNLNEAARRLGISRTTLWRRLRSTH comes from the coding sequence ATGCACTCGCCAACCTCTCAAGTCGTTGTATTGATCAGCCACCTACAGCGGCCCGAGCACCGCAGCCGCCTCGCTCATTTGGTGGCCGGGCTTTCGGCGAATTATCACGACACCCATATTCAAGTGCTCGACACGTCGGTATCCGAAGCGCTGCAACAAGCGCGCGAGATCGAGCAGCGGGGGGAAGCTGACGTATTCGTTTGTGCCGGTGCCACAGCTGCCTACCTGCGCAAGCACCTAGCGCGTCCAGTACTGTCGATGCGCGTTGGCGGCGACGATCTGTTGCGAGCGCTCAGTTACGCCCGCGAGCACTCCTCACACGTGGCCCTGCTCAGCTACAACCGAATTAACCACGATCTGCAAGCCATGCGGGCGCTGTTCACGCTTCAGGTTCACCAAGCTGTCTATACCTCGCTGGAAGAAGCTCGACAGGCCGTCGAAGAAGCCGCCTGTCTGGGCTGTCGCAGCATCATCGGCTCATCCACGGTTGTGGAGCTGGCGGAACAGGCAGGCCTGCACGGCGTGCTGTCGCTGAGCGAGGACACAGTGCGCAAGGCCCTTGAGGAGGCCATGGGGATCCTGGACAGCCAACGCATGGAGATCGCTAAACGTCGCCATCTCAATGCCGTACTGCAACACATCCCAAGCGGCGTGGCTGCGGTCGACAATCAGGGCGTAGTGCAATCGCTCAACCCTGCCCTTGCCCAATTGCTGGAGATGCCGCCCAGCGCTGCACTGGGCCGCCCGTTACAACAGCTGTGTCCTGAACTGGACCTGCAACAAGCTCTGCGGGACGGTACTGGCGAGGAGAACCGCGTGATACGCCTCGGCTCTCACGCCGTAGTTAGCAATCTACTGCCCATCTTGGAAAACGGCGAACGTACCGGTTTAGTCTTGACCTGCCAGGACATCGCTGCCGTCCAGCGCGCCGATCATCGTATTCGGTCCACGCGACGTCCGGGTGCCTTCACTGCCCGCTACCGTCTCGACCAGCTCGAGGGCAGAAGCAAGGCCAACCGCGAGATGCTGCAATTGGCCAAGCAATTTGCGAGTAGTCATTCGACCATCCTAATTACAGGTGAAAGCGGCACGGGGAAGGAGTTGCTGGCGCAGGGTATCCACAACGAAAGCTCGCGCCGGCACAATCCCTTCGTCGCCATCAATTGCGCTGCGTTTCCAGAGTCACTGCTGGAGAGTGAACTGTTCGGGTATGAAGAAGGTGCTTTTAGCGGTTCGCGCAAGGGCGGCAAGCATGGCCTGATCGAAGCCGCGCACCACGGCACGTTGTTTCTCGACGAGATTGGCGACATGCCCGTGTCGTTACAGACTCGACTGCTACGGGTGCTGCAGGAGCGTGAGGTCTTAAGGCTCGGTAGCACCGAACCGATCTCCATCGACGTGCGCATCATCGCCGCCACTCATCAAGACCTGAACACTGCAATTGAAGAAGGAGGGTTTCGTAGCGATCTGTATTACCGACTCAATATCTTGCGCCTACAGACCACTCCGCTGCGCGAGCGGCCCGAAGATATCGAACAGATTTGCGTGGGCATTAGCCAGCGCCTGCTCAGACAGGGCCAGCCGCCGGGTGCCGTAGACGTACCCACCGCATTGATGCCTTACCTGGTGCGCTATCGCTGGCCTGGCAATGTACGAGAGCTAGAAAACATTATCGAGCGTGCGATGTTATCGGCGACCGAACTCATTCGAGAGGACGGCTTGGACGAGCAATACCTAGCCCGCGTGTTACCGGAGTTGTGCAGTACCCTCTCGAGCTCAGCGCCACGGGAACAACCCTCACGGGAAACAGCATTGCAACAGGTTGGCAAGGCGGCACAGATTCGCCATGTAAAGGAAACGCTGGAAAGTTGCCACGGCAATCTCAACGAAGCAGCACGCCGGCTAGGCATTAGCCGGACGACATTGTGGCGACGGCTACGATCGACACACTGA
- a CDS encoding AraC family transcriptional regulator: MNWHPLESPRDLQPPQPLTVRSESLAARQYFAEHSHDWNQLVYAISGVLTVNAAGGSFVISPEQAAWLPTGVSHRVGSLLGAEFRSLWIANEPGASLPPPEATVFAVSPLLKALIIEADAVSDAPDEDGYAGRVTQLILDQLRRARPISTALPWPTSNALTTLCEALYANPADPREISEWGRALGMSERTLTRHFVAETGISLRSWRRQLRLFRAIELLGGGMGVTQAALELGYSSTSAFIYTFRQEMGCPPHAYMHGRAERQD; this comes from the coding sequence TTGAACTGGCATCCCCTCGAATCACCTCGTGATCTGCAGCCACCACAGCCACTGACGGTGCGCTCCGAGTCGCTCGCTGCACGTCAATACTTCGCCGAGCACAGCCACGATTGGAACCAATTGGTCTATGCCATCTCCGGCGTGCTGACGGTGAATGCGGCCGGTGGCTCATTCGTGATTTCCCCTGAGCAGGCGGCATGGCTGCCCACCGGCGTGTCGCATCGCGTGGGTTCGCTTCTGGGGGCGGAATTCCGCAGCCTGTGGATCGCCAACGAGCCCGGTGCATCGCTGCCACCACCGGAGGCGACCGTGTTTGCCGTATCGCCCTTGCTCAAGGCGCTGATCATCGAGGCCGATGCCGTCTCCGACGCGCCTGATGAAGACGGCTATGCCGGTCGGGTGACGCAGTTGATCCTCGATCAACTCAGGCGAGCCCGCCCGATCTCGACGGCATTGCCCTGGCCGACCAGCAACGCGCTCACAACCCTGTGTGAGGCGCTTTACGCCAACCCGGCGGACCCTCGAGAGATCAGTGAATGGGGGCGGGCATTGGGTATGTCAGAGCGGACCCTGACGCGTCATTTCGTTGCCGAGACAGGCATCAGCCTGCGCTCCTGGCGCCGGCAGTTGCGGCTGTTCCGCGCAATCGAGTTGCTGGGCGGTGGCATGGGCGTGACGCAGGCCGCACTGGAGCTGGGGTACAGCTCGACGTCGGCGTTCATCTATACGTTTCGCCAGGAGATGGGGTGCCCGCCGCATGCCTACATGCATGGGCGGGCGGAACGGCAGGACTGA
- a CDS encoding tetratricopeptide repeat protein produces MTCRDRYDLPLSTTSALAAERYQTGVDLLLSLWPGAAEVLEDAIAVDPDFALAHAARARLHAIRAEVTEARAKVAKALELVSTFATERERSHVATLYFALNGQAPKALESALVHLDQWPNDILIMSLPLGAFGLFAFSGMADHDQARVDLVEKHARHFGDDDWWFLNYRGWSHGENGNIELGRKLTQRSLEVRWNNANAAHANAHVLHEAGAHDEAGAFLQDWLPGYDRNGILHGHVAWHGALVALEAGDAERALAIYTDNVAPPVTTGVPVNVVSDTSSFLWRLQAYGHPVPAGLWEEAVAYSTPYFRQAGFAFADFHMALLAAATGDQPALEQRVAVLDEMVQSNALPAGSVVPTLCRAAHAFANEDYAACARLLEPVAADVARIGGSGAQREIVEDTLVVALMRAGETQKAHALIDKRLHRRPSRRDSRWLASVAGA; encoded by the coding sequence ATGACCTGCCGTGACCGTTACGACTTGCCACTCTCCACCACTTCCGCGCTGGCAGCCGAACGCTACCAGACGGGCGTCGATCTGCTCTTGTCACTCTGGCCAGGCGCTGCCGAGGTGTTGGAAGACGCTATAGCCGTAGACCCGGATTTCGCTCTGGCCCATGCCGCACGAGCACGGCTGCACGCGATTCGTGCTGAGGTAACCGAAGCCCGCGCCAAAGTGGCGAAAGCGCTTGAGCTGGTCAGCACATTCGCCACCGAGCGTGAGCGAAGCCACGTCGCAACGCTTTACTTCGCACTCAATGGTCAGGCTCCGAAAGCGCTGGAGAGCGCTTTGGTGCATCTGGATCAGTGGCCGAACGACATTCTCATCATGTCGTTGCCGCTCGGAGCCTTTGGCCTGTTTGCCTTTTCCGGCATGGCCGACCACGACCAGGCCCGTGTCGATCTGGTTGAAAAGCATGCCCGTCATTTCGGTGACGACGATTGGTGGTTCCTCAACTATCGCGGCTGGTCACACGGCGAGAACGGCAACATCGAGCTGGGCCGTAAACTGACCCAGCGTTCGCTCGAGGTGCGCTGGAACAATGCCAACGCGGCGCACGCCAATGCTCACGTGCTGCACGAAGCCGGCGCCCATGACGAGGCCGGCGCCTTCCTGCAGGACTGGCTGCCGGGTTATGACCGCAACGGCATCCTGCATGGCCATGTGGCTTGGCACGGTGCTTTGGTCGCACTGGAAGCGGGCGACGCCGAGCGCGCTCTGGCGATCTACACCGATAATGTGGCGCCGCCTGTCACCACGGGCGTGCCGGTCAATGTAGTCAGTGACACGTCATCCTTCCTGTGGCGCCTGCAGGCCTACGGGCATCCCGTCCCGGCGGGCCTGTGGGAAGAAGCCGTGGCCTACTCGACGCCCTATTTCCGCCAGGCCGGCTTCGCCTTCGCCGACTTCCACATGGCGCTGCTTGCCGCCGCGACCGGCGACCAGCCAGCCCTTGAACAACGTGTTGCAGTGCTCGATGAGATGGTCCAGAGCAACGCACTTCCGGCAGGCAGCGTCGTCCCGACGCTCTGCCGCGCAGCGCATGCCTTCGCCAACGAAGATTACGCAGCTTGCGCGCGCCTGCTCGAACCGGTGGCGGCCGACGTGGCCCGTATCGGCGGCAGCGGCGCGCAGCGCGAGATCGTCGAGGACACCCTCGTCGTCGCATTGATGCGTGCTGGCGAAACTCAGAAAGCACATGCATTGATCGACAAGCGCCTTCATCGCCGCCCCTCGCGTCGTGACAGCCGCTGGCTGGCCAGCGTTGCCGGGGCGTGA
- a CDS encoding LysR family transcriptional regulator, protein MVDSYHLTILREVSRLGSVTAAAERLNVSQSALSHTIRKFEDRHAIKVWVKHGRALRFTQAGEYLLALAERILPPMEEAQRVLAEFAEGRRGALRVGMECHPCQHWLMRMTGPYLADWPEVDFEVRTAFSFDGVAALVGYEIDLLITPDPLKRPELIFVPVFDYELVLVVHEAHPLAGKPWLAPEDLLDETLITVPVTLERLDVYTRFLVPAHCRPRRQTTAESTELMLQLCAARRGVSVLPDWLLREQGADLPLRGIRLGRDGLHKRIHLGLRRGEETVDYMAGFIERARGTVA, encoded by the coding sequence ATGGTTGATAGCTATCACCTGACGATTCTGCGCGAGGTGTCTCGCCTGGGCAGCGTCACGGCTGCAGCCGAGCGGTTGAACGTCAGCCAGTCGGCGCTTTCCCATACCATTCGCAAGTTCGAGGATCGCCACGCCATCAAGGTGTGGGTTAAGCACGGTCGCGCGTTGCGGTTTACCCAGGCCGGCGAATACCTGCTGGCGCTGGCCGAGCGGATTTTGCCGCCGATGGAAGAGGCGCAGCGGGTGCTCGCCGAGTTCGCCGAAGGCCGGCGCGGCGCGTTGCGCGTCGGCATGGAGTGCCATCCGTGCCAGCACTGGCTGATGCGCATGACAGGCCCCTATCTGGCCGATTGGCCGGAGGTGGACTTCGAAGTCCGTACGGCCTTCAGCTTCGATGGCGTGGCGGCACTGGTGGGTTACGAGATTGACCTGCTGATCACGCCCGACCCGCTGAAGCGTCCGGAGTTGATCTTCGTTCCGGTGTTCGACTACGAATTGGTTCTGGTCGTGCACGAAGCGCATCCGCTGGCCGGCAAGCCTTGGCTGGCGCCGGAAGACCTCTTGGACGAAACGCTGATTACCGTGCCAGTCACGCTCGAGCGCCTGGACGTCTATACGCGCTTCCTGGTGCCGGCGCACTGCCGGCCGCGCCGCCAGACCACAGCCGAGAGCACCGAGTTGATGCTGCAGCTCTGCGCTGCCAGGCGTGGCGTCAGCGTCCTGCCGGACTGGCTCCTACGCGAGCAGGGCGCCGACTTGCCACTGCGCGGCATCCGCCTCGGCCGCGACGGGCTGCACAAGCGCATCCATCTGGGTTTGCGCCGGGGCGAAGAGACCGTTGACTACATGGCCGGTTTTATCGAGCGGGCACGGGGCACGGTGGCGTGA
- a CDS encoding acyl-CoA dehydrogenase family protein, producing MNFTLPDELLTLQAKTRAFIAEQVIPFENDPRQGRHGPSDALRQDLISRARDVGLLTPHASREMGGLGLSHAAKAIVFEEAGYSPLGPVALNIHAPDEGNIHLMDVVATEAQKDRWLRPLVQGHARSCFAMTEPAPGSGSDPSMLRTTAVRDGDDYLISGRKWLITGAEGADFGIIMARMEDGTATMFLTDMKRDGIIYERQLDSLDSCFTGGHGQLRFDNLRVPASDVLGEIGKGFRYAQVRLAPARLTHCMRWLGAARRAHDVACDYARTRDAFGKPLGAHQGVGFMLADNMMDLHVVRLAVWHCAWVLDQGLRANVDSSMAKVISAEALWRVVDRCVQVLGGRGVTGDTVVERIFRDIRPFRIYDGPSEVHRMSLAKKLLDQRLEAH from the coding sequence ATGAATTTCACCCTCCCGGACGAACTGCTTACCTTACAGGCCAAGACACGAGCCTTCATTGCCGAACAGGTCATCCCGTTTGAGAACGACCCACGCCAGGGCCGCCACGGACCCAGCGACGCGCTGCGCCAAGACCTGATATCTCGTGCGCGCGACGTTGGCCTACTGACCCCCCATGCGAGCCGCGAAATGGGCGGCCTAGGCCTGAGCCATGCAGCCAAGGCGATCGTCTTCGAAGAAGCCGGCTACTCGCCGCTGGGCCCAGTGGCGTTGAACATTCATGCACCGGACGAAGGCAACATCCATCTGATGGACGTGGTCGCCACCGAGGCCCAGAAGGACCGCTGGTTGCGCCCGCTCGTCCAAGGTCATGCCCGCTCGTGCTTCGCCATGACGGAGCCTGCGCCAGGCTCCGGTTCGGATCCCTCGATGCTGCGCACCACGGCCGTCCGCGATGGCGACGACTACTTGATCAGCGGCCGTAAATGGCTGATTACCGGCGCCGAAGGCGCCGATTTCGGCATCATCATGGCGCGGATGGAAGATGGTACGGCGACCATGTTCCTAACCGATATGAAGCGTGACGGAATCATTTACGAACGTCAGTTGGACTCGCTGGACAGTTGTTTCACCGGTGGACACGGGCAGTTGCGCTTCGACAATCTGCGCGTACCGGCAAGCGATGTGCTCGGTGAAATCGGCAAAGGCTTCCGGTATGCACAGGTTCGGCTGGCCCCAGCGCGCCTAACGCACTGCATGCGATGGCTCGGCGCCGCGCGGCGCGCGCACGATGTTGCGTGCGACTACGCTCGCACCCGTGACGCGTTCGGGAAGCCTCTGGGCGCGCACCAGGGCGTAGGCTTCATGCTGGCGGACAACATGATGGATCTGCACGTAGTGCGGCTGGCGGTGTGGCACTGCGCATGGGTGCTCGACCAGGGGCTGCGCGCGAATGTTGATTCGAGCATGGCCAAGGTGATCAGTGCCGAGGCGTTGTGGCGAGTGGTTGATCGTTGCGTTCAGGTCCTGGGTGGTCGCGGGGTGACCGGAGATACCGTGGTCGAGCGGATTTTTCGCGACATTCGCCCGTTCCGCATCTATGACGGCCCGAGCGAAGTGCACCGCATGAGCCTGGCGAAGAAGCTACTCGACCAGCGCCTGGAGGCTCACTGA